TAGTCTTTATCCATATTGATATTCATATCTTTAAACCAACGTTTCAACGTTTTTCGTCTTCCCGCTAAAATAAATACAACGTTACGTATTTTTAATGCTCGAACAAGCTCTTCAATACCGAGTAACACACTTACATCTTGATAAGTAAAGCAAGGGATCGTATCTACAATCACATATCCAACTTTTTCTGGTGATTCATCAACTAAGTTAATTATACGTTTTTTAAAATAAGCGATATTAAAATACGTTAATGGTGAGTTAAAACGATACATAATCGCGTTATCAATTGGCTTCACATTATTGCTTAAAGAATGAATTCTTCCATCAGTATCAACGCCTAAAAGCTGATCAGTCGGTCTAAAAATTTGCTTTAAAAATAAGAATAAACCAAGCAGAACAGCTAATGCCATGCCAGGAATAATGCCAATTAATAACACAGCAATAAGCGTTGCTAAACTTAAATAAAACGCATCTCGACTAAGTTTAAAAAAGCGAAGGATTGTTTTTATATCAATGAGTGACCACGAAGAATAAATAAGAATAATCGCTAATACCGCGGTTGGAATATACTCTAATGGCGATAATAAAAAGAAGACAATTAATGCAATCACAAGCGCTGCAACAATCGATACTAACTGAGTTTTACCGCCATTTACGTCATTTATTGCAGTTCTTGATGAAGTACCACTTACCACAAAACCATTTGATAATCCCGCTACAATATTAGCAATACCAAGTGCCCTAAACTCAGCATCAGCATCAGTATCATAATTATTTTTAGCCGCAAAACTGCGTACCGTTATCATCATACTAATAAAACAGATAACAGCAATATTTACTGAAGGGACAACCAGCTCGCGCATTAAACCAACATCAAAATTACCCCATGATACAAAGGAGAGCATTTCATTACTAAATTGACCAATAATGTTAACACCATGTTGGTCAAAACCAATCAACCAAGAGGCAAATGTCATGATAATAACAACGATTAATGGCCCTGGCCAACGTGGCCGTAGTTTTTTTATTCCGATCAATAACATCAGCGTTATTAATGAAATTAGTACCGTGATAAAGTGCATCTCTGGTACTTTTAGCGGGATATAAAATACTCTGGCGAACAAATTACCGAAGTCATAGCTAAAACCACAAACTTTAGCAAATTGATCCACAATAATAGTAATGGAGATCCCATTAAGCAAACCAATTAAAATGGGGCGACTTAAAAGGTCTGCTAAAGCGCCAAGACGCAATCTTCCAGCAATTAAGCACCAAATACCAATCATGATGGTCATAACAATAACTAACTGCCATCTCAAAATTGGATCATTTGCAGCTAAGGGAATAACAACAGCGGCAACAACCGCGCAAGTTGCTGTATCTGGTCCAATAATAAGCTGCCTTGAAGAGCCAAACAGCGCATAAGCAACTAAGGGTAAAATCGTTGAATAAAGTCCCGCTATTGCACCAACTCCAGTTAAATCAGCATAGGCAATTGAAACGGGTAATGATACAGCGGCAACGGATAGACCGGCTCGAAGATCGTAACTTAAGTACTCTCTACGATAATTGACTAAACTTGCAAGACCAGGGATCCATTGCAATAATTTTTGAAAAAATAGCTGATTGTCGAATTTTCCCATATCAAATCACTTATTTCCCTGCAATACTCATTTTTTCAATCAGTATTGAACCGCATTGAATATTGGTTCTTCTTTCTATGTCGCTACCAATTGCAATAATATTGCTATACATATTAGATAAATTATCCGCAATAGTGAACTCGTTAATTGGGTATTGAATTTGCCCGTTTTCAACCCAAAAACCACTAGCGCCACGCGAATAATCACCAGTCACCAAATTGACACCTTGTCCCATTAAAGATGTAACCACAATACCGCGATCCATTATTTTTAATAGCTGGGCAAAAGTGGGCATTAAGTGAGTGCTTTTTAAACGCCAATTATGAATGCCCCCCGCATTACCGGTGCTTGTAAATGTTTTTTCTTGAGTTGATAACTTTCTAGCAGAGTAACTACTAAGTAAATAAGTTTGTAAGATACCATTGTTAATAATATCTTTATCAAAGGTACGAATCCCATCACTATCAAAAGGTGCTGAACCAACCTCTTTTAATAAATGAGGTAACTCTTTTATGGTTAACCAGTTAGGTAAAATTTTTTGACCGATTTTATCGAGTAAAAAAGATGATTTTTTATAGATTGCACTACCGCTAATTGCCGAAGCAAGATGACCGATTAATCCTGTTGCGACTTCAGCACTAAATAGCACAGGTACCTGCATAGTCGCTATTTGCTGAGCACCTAAATTGGCAATAGTTTTATCAGCCGCTTGTACACCGACTGATTCAGCCGATTTTAATAAGTTAATATCGCGCGATGACGTATATGCATAATCGCGCTCCATCTGCCCATCGCGCTCAGCAATCACCGAACATGACAAAGCATGTGAACTCGCGCGATAGCCTTGTAACATCCCTTCGCTATTACCATAGACATGAATACCATAGCTACTATTAAAATGACCGCCATCACTATTGATAATTTCTGTATAATTTAATGCGGTCATTTCCGCTTTTGCCGCTTGCTTTATTGCTTCATCAACATTGAGAGCGCTTGGATAAAATAGATCTAAATCGGGACAATCAAATGCCATTTGTGATTTATCACCTAAACCAGAATAAGGATCGGCAGACGTATACTTCATGATCTCAATGGCCATATTTATGGTTTGTTCTATTGCTTGCGGCGAGAGATCATTCGTTGAAGCATTACCTTTTCTCTGATCTTGATATACCGTAATTGCTAATACACCATCACTATTAAACTCAATATTTTCTGTTTCACCTAAACGGGTACTAACATTAATGCCTGTTGATTTATTTATTGCAATTTCAACTGAATCGACTTTCTTTTTAGCAATGTCGATCGCATTAGCGACTACGGATTCCAACTGCTGCTGTTCTTTATAAGACTGATTTTTTATGTGTAAAGTATTCATTAATAGCATCCGGATATTGTGCGTCAACACTTTTGTATGATAAAAATATTATTGTTTAACATGATTTTAAATAAAAATAAATTATATAGTAGCAATTTTTATTTAATTTCTGTCTTTGTTTTAATGATACGTTATAATAATACAATTAGCATTTATCATTTACATCAATTTAATAATATTTATTTAAAGATAACCTATGACACCATTTGAAAATGAAAATAGCAACGACGATGAAGAGATCATCTATGTCAGTAAAAGTGAAATAAAACGTGATGCAGAAGTCTTAAAAAAGCTTGGAGTAGAACTTGTCCAACTAAGCAAACTTGAGCGAGAAAAAATCCCGTTAGACGATAGTTTAGTATATGCAATTGAACTGGCTCAAAAAATCAAAAAAGAGGGTTATCGCCGCCAAATTCAATATATTGGCAAGCTTTTGCGTAGTCGTGATATTGATCCGATCAAACAAGCACTAGATAAATTAAAAAATCGCCATAATCAACAAGTCGTGCAATTTCATAAAATAGAAAAACTTCGTGATCAATTAATTGAGACAGGTAATGCTGAAGCTATCTTAGCTATTTATCCAACTGCCGATCGTCAACAATTACGAAACTTAGCTAGACTTGCTAAAAAAGAACTTGATGAAAATAAACCGACCAAATCAGCAAAACAAATTTTTCAATATTTAAAACAATTGAGTGAAACAGAATAATCTTTATAATAGACGTGCTTTTTTAATAAAATTAGAACTAAATCCGAGGACGAATAAATGGGACTATTAAATGTACCAGCAGGTAAATCATTACCTGATGATATTTATGTTGTAATTGAAATTCCAGCTAATGCTGACCCGATTAAATATGAAGTAGATAAAGAGTCTGGCGCAGTTTTTGTCGATCGATTCATGTCAACAGCAATGTTTTATCCCTGTAATTATGGTTATATTAACCACACTCTTTCACTTGATGGCGATCCGGTTGACGTGCTAGTACCAACACCTTACCCTTTACATCCAGGTGCAGTGATTCGTTGTCGCCCTGTTGGCGTATTGAAAATGACTGATGAGTCAGGTGAAGATGCCAAGCTAATTGCCGTACCCCATACTAAATTATCTAAAGAATATGATCATATTAAAGACATAGATGATTTACCTGAGCTGTTAAAAGCACAAATCAAACACTTCTTTGAACACTATAAAGATCTTGAAGCAGGAAAATGGGTTAAAGTTGATGGCTGGGAAAATGCTGAAGCGGCTCGCAAAGAGATTGTTGAGTCATTTGAGCGAGCGAAAAAATAACCTGTTCATTTATTAAAACGCCTGCTTTAATCCTAAATAGTATTGCCTAGGCAAGATTAAAGCGGGCTGTTTAACTTTATACCACAATTAATTATCGTAATTTTATTGCATCGATTTCATCAATATTCTGCTTTTTCAATAATTCACGATGATATAAATAATAAGCACCACGCGATAGCATCCGTAACTGGAAAATAAGATTATCAATTAATTTCTGTTTTTGTTCTGGCTCAAA
The genomic region above belongs to Orbaceae bacterium lpD02 and contains:
- a CDS encoding SulP family inorganic anion transporter, coding for MGKFDNQLFFQKLLQWIPGLASLVNYRREYLSYDLRAGLSVAAVSLPVSIAYADLTGVGAIAGLYSTILPLVAYALFGSSRQLIIGPDTATCAVVAAVVIPLAANDPILRWQLVIVMTIMIGIWCLIAGRLRLGALADLLSRPILIGLLNGISITIIVDQFAKVCGFSYDFGNLFARVFYIPLKVPEMHFITVLISLITLMLLIGIKKLRPRWPGPLIVVIIMTFASWLIGFDQHGVNIIGQFSNEMLSFVSWGNFDVGLMRELVVPSVNIAVICFISMMITVRSFAAKNNYDTDADAEFRALGIANIVAGLSNGFVVSGTSSRTAINDVNGGKTQLVSIVAALVIALIVFFLLSPLEYIPTAVLAIILIYSSWSLIDIKTILRFFKLSRDAFYLSLATLIAVLLIGIIPGMALAVLLGLFLFLKQIFRPTDQLLGVDTDGRIHSLSNNVKPIDNAIMYRFNSPLTYFNIAYFKKRIINLVDESPEKVGYVIVDTIPCFTYQDVSVLLGIEELVRALKIRNVVFILAGRRKTLKRWFKDMNINMDKDYIEFAYDLYFSMKMVLSKESMADVEEQDD
- the pmbA gene encoding metalloprotease PmbA, whose translation is MNTLHIKNQSYKEQQQLESVVANAIDIAKKKVDSVEIAINKSTGINVSTRLGETENIEFNSDGVLAITVYQDQRKGNASTNDLSPQAIEQTINMAIEIMKYTSADPYSGLGDKSQMAFDCPDLDLFYPSALNVDEAIKQAAKAEMTALNYTEIINSDGGHFNSSYGIHVYGNSEGMLQGYRASSHALSCSVIAERDGQMERDYAYTSSRDINLLKSAESVGVQAADKTIANLGAQQIATMQVPVLFSAEVATGLIGHLASAISGSAIYKKSSFLLDKIGQKILPNWLTIKELPHLLKEVGSAPFDSDGIRTFDKDIINNGILQTYLLSSYSARKLSTQEKTFTSTGNAGGIHNWRLKSTHLMPTFAQLLKIMDRGIVVTSLMGQGVNLVTGDYSRGASGFWVENGQIQYPINEFTIADNLSNMYSNIIAIGSDIERRTNIQCGSILIEKMSIAGK
- the yjgA gene encoding ribosome biogenesis factor YjgA, giving the protein MTPFENENSNDDEEIIYVSKSEIKRDAEVLKKLGVELVQLSKLEREKIPLDDSLVYAIELAQKIKKEGYRRQIQYIGKLLRSRDIDPIKQALDKLKNRHNQQVVQFHKIEKLRDQLIETGNAEAILAIYPTADRQQLRNLARLAKKELDENKPTKSAKQIFQYLKQLSETE
- the ppa gene encoding inorganic diphosphatase, with translation MGLLNVPAGKSLPDDIYVVIEIPANADPIKYEVDKESGAVFVDRFMSTAMFYPCNYGYINHTLSLDGDPVDVLVPTPYPLHPGAVIRCRPVGVLKMTDESGEDAKLIAVPHTKLSKEYDHIKDIDDLPELLKAQIKHFFEHYKDLEAGKWVKVDGWENAEAARKEIVESFERAKK